From Haloarcula hispanica ATCC 33960, the proteins below share one genomic window:
- a CDS encoding Single-stranded DNA binding protein, with protein sequence MSLEDHAEELASDLGVDKEEVTRDLENLVNYSVPMDEAKQSLRRKYGDGGSSGDGTPSSKAISEVSTDDSNVTVTAVVLTSGRRSIQYNGEQHVIREGQLADETGKISYTAWDGFSGDLQPGQTVRLGNAGVREWDGQPELNLGDSTDPEVVDETLDIDYEVGGRAALQDLAPGDRGITVEVQVLECEQKVIDGRDGETTILSGVLGDESGRLPFTDWEPHDEIEEGASVRLDETFVREFRGAPSVNVSEFSTVTALDRTVEVTEDAPRMSIREAVESGGLFDVELAGNVIEVRDGSGLIERCPECGRVIQNGQCRSHGAVEGEDDLRTKAILDDGTDTVTAVLDDELTARVYGGDLDDAREHARDAMDKEVVAERISDRIVGREYVVRGSLSVDEYGANLTASTFTEADDDPATRAQALLQEADA encoded by the coding sequence ATGTCTCTCGAAGACCATGCCGAGGAGCTCGCCTCCGACCTCGGTGTTGACAAAGAGGAGGTCACACGCGACCTGGAAAACCTCGTGAACTACTCCGTCCCGATGGACGAGGCCAAGCAGAGCCTCAGACGGAAGTACGGCGATGGCGGCTCGAGCGGCGACGGCACGCCGTCGAGCAAGGCCATCAGCGAGGTGTCGACCGACGACTCGAACGTGACGGTCACCGCCGTGGTGCTCACGTCGGGTCGTCGCTCCATCCAGTACAACGGGGAACAGCACGTCATCCGCGAGGGCCAACTCGCCGACGAGACGGGGAAGATATCCTACACGGCCTGGGACGGCTTCTCGGGCGACCTCCAGCCCGGCCAGACCGTCCGGCTCGGCAACGCCGGCGTCCGCGAGTGGGACGGCCAGCCGGAGCTCAATCTGGGCGACAGCACCGACCCGGAAGTCGTCGACGAGACGCTCGACATCGACTACGAGGTCGGCGGCCGCGCCGCGCTGCAGGACCTCGCACCGGGTGACCGCGGCATCACTGTGGAGGTGCAGGTGCTGGAGTGCGAGCAGAAGGTCATCGACGGCCGCGACGGCGAGACGACGATTCTCAGCGGCGTCCTCGGCGACGAGAGCGGCCGGCTCCCGTTCACCGACTGGGAGCCTCACGACGAAATCGAGGAGGGGGCGTCCGTGCGCCTCGACGAGACGTTCGTCCGCGAGTTCCGCGGTGCGCCGTCGGTAAACGTCTCGGAGTTCTCGACGGTGACCGCGCTGGACCGCACGGTCGAGGTCACCGAAGACGCGCCCCGGATGTCCATCCGGGAGGCTGTCGAGAGCGGCGGCCTGTTCGACGTGGAACTGGCCGGCAACGTCATCGAGGTGCGGGACGGCTCCGGCCTCATCGAGCGTTGTCCGGAGTGTGGCCGCGTCATCCAGAACGGCCAGTGTCGCTCCCACGGCGCAGTCGAGGGCGAGGACGACCTGCGGACGAAGGCCATCCTCGACGACGGCACCGACACCGTCACCGCGGTGCTCGACGACGAACTGACCGCCCGGGTGTACGGTGGCGACCTCGACGACGCCCGCGAACACGCCCGCGACGCGATGGACAAAGAGGTCGTCGCCGAGCGCATCAGCGACCGCATCGTGGGCCGCGAGTACGTCGTCCGCGGGTCGCTGTCGGTCGACGAGTACGGCGCGAACCTCACCGCCTCGACCTTTACCGAGGCCGACGACGACCCGGCGACGCGTGCGCAGGCCCTCCTACAGGAGGCAGACGCATGA
- a CDS encoding 2,5-diamino-6-(ribosylamino)-4(3H)-pyrimidinone 5'-phosphate reductase encodes MHVVVNAAMSVDGKLSSRRREQIAISGPDDFDRVDQLRADSDAVMVGVGTILADDPSLTVDDADRRAARADRGKPENPARVVADSRIRTPPDATVLDGRAQTYLLVSEAAPPDFIEEMEDAGAYVIAAGQDRVDLTTTLAKLEGDGIDQLMVEGGGELIFGLLEEALVDELFVYIGPKVIGGRDAPTLADGDGFIEDFPEPELAGVERLDDGVVLHWQF; translated from the coding sequence ATGCACGTCGTCGTCAACGCCGCCATGAGTGTCGATGGGAAACTCTCCTCCCGCCGCCGCGAACAGATCGCTATCTCCGGCCCGGACGACTTCGACCGCGTCGACCAGCTTCGAGCCGACAGTGATGCTGTGATGGTCGGCGTCGGTACGATTCTCGCTGACGACCCCTCACTGACCGTCGACGACGCCGACCGCCGCGCCGCCCGGGCCGACCGCGGCAAGCCGGAAAATCCCGCACGCGTCGTCGCCGACTCCCGCATCCGAACGCCGCCGGACGCCACAGTGCTGGACGGTCGCGCCCAGACTTACCTCCTCGTCAGCGAAGCCGCCCCGCCGGACTTCATCGAGGAGATGGAAGACGCCGGCGCGTACGTCATCGCCGCCGGGCAGGACCGGGTCGACCTGACGACGACGCTTGCGAAACTGGAGGGCGACGGTATCGACCAGCTCATGGTCGAGGGTGGCGGCGAACTCATCTTCGGCCTGCTAGAAGAGGCGCTGGTCGACGAGCTGTTCGTCTACATCGGGCCGAAGGTCATCGGCGGCCGGGACGCGCCGACGCTGGCCGACGGCGACGGCTTCATCGAGGACTTCCCGGAGCCGGAGCTGGCCGGCGTCGAACGGCTCGACGACGGCGTGGTGCTTCACTGGCAGTTCTGA